A window of the Amycolatopsis solani genome harbors these coding sequences:
- a CDS encoding DUF3761 domain-containing protein, with the protein MNKKLGWILVAGLLVAGCGVGAVPPKDTGSVGVLDAPTSSYRTPASSAPVTTEAPATTTSAAPAVTTVPTTPQAVAPKTTAPKPKAAPKSTAQAAPAPTACGADYYRNSDGNCVHRPSDNPSGATALCKDGSYSYSQHRSGTCSGHGGVRTWL; encoded by the coding sequence GTGAACAAGAAACTGGGGTGGATCCTGGTCGCGGGCCTGCTGGTCGCGGGCTGTGGTGTCGGTGCGGTGCCGCCGAAGGACACGGGCAGTGTCGGGGTCCTCGACGCCCCGACGTCGTCGTACCGGACACCTGCGTCGTCGGCGCCGGTCACGACCGAGGCGCCCGCGACCACCACCTCCGCGGCGCCGGCGGTCACGACCGTGCCGACCACGCCGCAGGCGGTCGCGCCGAAGACGACCGCACCGAAGCCGAAGGCCGCACCGAAGAGCACCGCTCAGGCCGCGCCGGCCCCGACCGCCTGCGGCGCCGACTACTACCGCAACTCCGACGGCAACTGCGTCCACCGGCCCAGCGACAACCCGTCCGGCGCCACGGCACTGTGCAAGGACGGCAGCTACAGCTACAGCCAGCACCGCTCCGGGACCTGCTCCGGCCACGGAGGCGTCCGCACCTGGTTGTGA
- a CDS encoding MFS transporter — translation MLVSRPERSGRAIVVVLASCGLVASFMQTLVVPLIPVFPRLLNASPADASWVVTVTLLAAAVITPVSGRLGDLYGKRRMILVSLALLIAGSIVSATTSALAFHIIGRGLQGCAMGVIPLGISIMRDELPPERVGGAISLMSATLGVGGAIGLPVAAIVAENADWHVLFWMAAGLGLFFALLIIRFVPESPLRTPAPFDYFGAFGLAAGLVCLLLPVVKGATWGWTSTPTLGFAAAAVVIVLAWGTYQLRRRDPLVDLRVSARRPVLFTNLASIMVGFSMYAMALSFPQLLQASASTGYGLGQTMVQSGLSLAPNGLVMMLLSPVSARLITRFGPRPTLMTGALVIAVGYVFAILLMGNALELITASVIIGAGVGIAYAAMPALIMGSVPVTETASANGLNSLMRSVGTAVSSAVMAAMLAQLTITVGGLPVPSLFGFRATFAVAAFAALAGVLLAGLVPKTRTAPELVPA, via the coding sequence GTGTTGGTGTCCCGTCCCGAGCGGTCCGGCCGCGCGATCGTCGTCGTGCTCGCGTCGTGCGGGCTCGTCGCGTCGTTCATGCAGACGCTGGTCGTGCCGCTGATCCCGGTCTTCCCGCGGCTGCTGAACGCCTCGCCGGCCGACGCGTCCTGGGTGGTCACGGTGACGCTGCTCGCCGCCGCCGTGATCACGCCGGTCAGCGGACGGCTCGGTGACCTCTACGGCAAGCGGCGGATGATCCTCGTCAGCCTCGCGCTGCTCATCGCCGGTTCGATCGTGTCCGCGACGACGAGCGCGCTCGCGTTCCACATCATCGGCCGCGGGCTGCAGGGCTGTGCGATGGGCGTCATCCCGCTCGGCATCAGCATCATGCGCGACGAGCTCCCGCCCGAACGCGTCGGCGGCGCGATCTCCCTGATGAGCGCGACGCTCGGGGTCGGCGGCGCGATCGGGCTCCCGGTTGCCGCAATCGTCGCCGAGAACGCCGACTGGCACGTGCTCTTCTGGATGGCCGCCGGCCTCGGGCTGTTCTTCGCGCTGCTGATCATCAGGTTCGTGCCGGAGTCGCCGCTGCGCACGCCCGCGCCGTTCGACTACTTCGGTGCGTTCGGGCTCGCGGCCGGTCTGGTCTGCCTGCTGCTGCCGGTGGTCAAGGGCGCCACGTGGGGCTGGACCAGCACGCCGACGCTGGGGTTCGCCGCGGCGGCCGTCGTCATCGTGCTGGCCTGGGGCACCTACCAGCTGCGCCGGCGCGATCCGCTCGTCGACCTCCGGGTGTCGGCGCGCCGTCCGGTGCTGTTCACGAACCTGGCGTCGATCATGGTCGGGTTCTCGATGTACGCCATGGCGTTGTCGTTCCCGCAGTTGCTGCAGGCGTCGGCCTCGACCGGGTACGGCCTGGGCCAGACGATGGTGCAGTCCGGGCTGTCCCTGGCGCCGAACGGCCTCGTGATGATGCTGCTGTCGCCGGTTTCGGCGCGGCTCATCACCCGCTTCGGCCCGCGCCCGACCCTGATGACCGGCGCGCTGGTGATCGCCGTCGGCTACGTCTTCGCGATCCTGCTGATGGGCAACGCCCTCGAGCTGATCACGGCGTCGGTGATCATCGGTGCCGGCGTCGGCATTGCGTACGCGGCGATGCCCGCGCTGATCATGGGCTCGGTGCCGGTCACCGAAACGGCGTCGGCGAACGGCCTGAACTCCCTGATGCGCTCGGTCGGCACGGCCGTCTCCAGCGCGGTGATGGCCGCGATGCTGGCCCAGCTGACGATCACCGTCGGCGGGCTGCCGGTGCCGTCGCTGTTCGGGTTCCGGGCCACGTTCGCGGTGGCCGCGTTCGCCGCGCTGGCGGGTGTGCTGCTCGCGGGCCTGGTGCCGAAGACGCGCACCGCGCCCGAGCTGGTGCCCGCCTAG
- a CDS encoding SAM-dependent methyltransferase, with protein MSEDEYARRGIDLDKPNPARVYDYILGGQLNYAVDRVFAEQVLAAQPNARDRARLNRRWLRRAIRFGMDQGIRQFLDIGSGMPTVGHVHEVAQAVDPRARVVYVDNEPIAVAHSEIVLEDNENAAMVHADAEFPDDVLEHDTTETMLDLDQPVMVVMALFVHFIPDERDPARLIAAYRDALAPGSYLALSSATYEQQSDGTARAVAMYQKSANPVTPRSAEELRALVDGFEILDPGIVFIPEWRPDDPADVPSDPAECGGLALVARKD; from the coding sequence ATGAGCGAAGACGAGTACGCCAGACGGGGTATCGACCTCGACAAGCCGAACCCCGCACGGGTGTACGACTACATCCTCGGCGGCCAGCTGAACTACGCCGTCGACCGGGTGTTCGCCGAGCAGGTGCTGGCCGCGCAGCCGAACGCGCGCGATCGGGCGCGGCTCAACCGGCGGTGGCTGCGCCGGGCCATCCGGTTCGGGATGGACCAGGGCATCCGGCAGTTCCTCGACATCGGCTCGGGCATGCCGACCGTCGGGCACGTGCACGAGGTGGCGCAGGCGGTCGACCCCCGGGCGCGGGTCGTCTACGTCGACAACGAGCCGATCGCCGTCGCGCACAGCGAGATCGTGCTCGAGGACAACGAGAACGCCGCGATGGTGCACGCCGACGCCGAGTTCCCCGACGACGTCCTCGAGCACGACACCACCGAGACGATGCTGGACCTGGACCAGCCGGTGATGGTCGTGATGGCGCTGTTCGTGCACTTCATCCCGGACGAACGCGACCCGGCCCGGCTGATCGCCGCCTACCGCGACGCGCTCGCGCCCGGCAGCTACCTCGCGCTGTCGTCCGCGACCTACGAGCAGCAGAGCGACGGCACCGCCCGTGCCGTGGCGATGTACCAGAAGAGCGCGAACCCCGTGACCCCGCGCTCGGCCGAGGAGCTCCGGGCGCTGGTCGACGGCTTCGAGATCCTGGACCCGGGCATCGTGTTCATCCCTGAGTGGCGGCCGGACGACCCCGCGGACGTGCCGTCCGACCCGGCCGAGTGCGGCGGGCTGGCGCTGGTGGCGCGCAAGGACTAG
- a CDS encoding SAM-dependent methyltransferase — MSEDEHAKRGIDLERPNAARVYDYMIGGKLNYAVDRMFADQIIGVLPNAQHMALTNRAWLRRAARFGAEQGVRQFLDIGSGMPTVGHVHEVVQAVDPTSQVVYVDNEPIAVAHSEIVLEDNDNAAMVQADAEYAEDVLEHPTTEAMIDFSEPVMIIMAAFVHFIPDSRDPAGLIGRYRDVLAPGSYLALSSGTWEGQGEETQRSVSLYEKSGTPLTLRSPDELTALVKGFEILPPGVVFTPEWRPDEPLEDPPERSGGLALVARKI; from the coding sequence ATGAGCGAAGACGAACACGCGAAGCGGGGCATCGACCTCGAGCGACCGAACGCGGCGCGCGTGTACGACTACATGATCGGCGGGAAGCTCAACTACGCCGTCGACCGGATGTTCGCCGACCAGATCATCGGTGTGCTGCCGAACGCGCAGCACATGGCGCTGACCAACCGGGCGTGGCTGCGCCGCGCCGCGCGGTTCGGCGCGGAACAGGGCGTCCGGCAGTTCCTCGACATCGGGTCGGGCATGCCGACCGTCGGGCACGTGCACGAGGTCGTCCAGGCGGTCGACCCGACGTCGCAGGTGGTGTACGTCGACAACGAGCCGATCGCCGTCGCGCACAGCGAGATCGTCCTCGAGGACAACGACAACGCGGCGATGGTCCAGGCCGACGCCGAGTACGCGGAGGACGTGCTGGAGCACCCGACCACCGAAGCGATGATCGACTTCAGTGAGCCGGTGATGATCATCATGGCCGCGTTCGTGCACTTCATCCCCGACTCCCGCGACCCGGCCGGGCTGATCGGCCGTTACCGGGACGTGCTCGCGCCGGGCAGCTACCTCGCGCTGTCGTCGGGGACGTGGGAAGGGCAGGGCGAAGAGACCCAGCGGTCGGTTTCGCTGTACGAGAAGAGCGGGACGCCGTTGACGTTGCGCTCCCCCGACGAGCTGACCGCGCTGGTGAAGGGCTTCGAGATCCTCCCGCCGGGCGTGGTGTTCACGCCGGAGTGGCGCCCGGACGAGCCGCTCGAGGACCCGCCGGAGCGCTCGGGCGGGCTGGCGCTGGTGGCGCGGAAGATCTAG
- a CDS encoding acetolactate synthase large subunit, producing MNGAQSLIRTLVDAGVEVCFANPGTSEMHFVAALDTVPEMRGVLALFEGVVTGAADGYARIADKPAATLLHLGPGLGNGLANLHNARRAHTPIVNVVGDHATYHKQYDAPLESDIEAVAGSLEGWVRRSEHTKDVGADAAAAVAAAQDAPGRVATLILPADASWGEGGETCAPVPPRVPQAVDATTVKDVAAVFGAGEPVALLIGGSACREEGLRAASRIGAATGAKVFVETFPSRLERGAGLPSIERLGYLAEQVTYQLDGIKHLVVAGTKAPVSFFAYPGKPSDLTPEGAQVHTLASVGQDITRALNEVADLVAADTDPVLAPASRPALPSGPLTPQNWVDVIGALLPENAIIADEANTSGLMLPAATAGAPRHDVLTLTGGAIGYGMPVATGAAVAGRDRPVLNLQSDGSALYTISALWTQARENLNVTTVLLNNRAYAILRLELQRVGAASGGPKANELLDLSRPDMDFVKIAEGMGVPATRATTAEELAEQLQRAFAEPGPHLIDAAVPPLL from the coding sequence ATGAACGGCGCCCAGTCCCTGATCCGCACGCTGGTCGACGCCGGCGTCGAGGTGTGCTTCGCGAACCCCGGCACGTCGGAGATGCACTTCGTCGCCGCGCTCGACACCGTCCCGGAGATGCGGGGCGTGCTCGCGCTGTTCGAAGGCGTCGTCACGGGGGCCGCCGACGGTTACGCGCGCATCGCGGACAAGCCCGCCGCGACGCTGCTGCACCTCGGCCCCGGCCTCGGCAACGGCCTGGCAAACCTGCACAACGCGCGGCGCGCGCACACGCCGATCGTCAACGTCGTCGGCGATCACGCGACCTACCACAAGCAGTACGACGCGCCGCTGGAGTCGGACATCGAGGCCGTCGCGGGCTCGTTGGAAGGCTGGGTGCGCCGCTCCGAGCACACCAAGGACGTCGGGGCGGACGCCGCTGCCGCTGTCGCCGCCGCGCAGGACGCGCCCGGCCGCGTCGCGACGCTGATCCTGCCCGCCGACGCTTCGTGGGGTGAGGGCGGCGAGACGTGCGCGCCGGTCCCGCCGCGGGTGCCGCAGGCCGTGGACGCCACGACCGTCAAGGACGTCGCCGCGGTGTTCGGCGCCGGCGAGCCGGTGGCGCTGCTGATCGGCGGATCCGCGTGCCGCGAGGAAGGTCTGCGCGCGGCGAGCCGGATCGGCGCCGCGACCGGCGCGAAGGTTTTCGTCGAAACGTTCCCGTCTCGTCTGGAGCGCGGCGCGGGCCTGCCGTCGATCGAGCGGCTCGGGTACCTCGCCGAGCAGGTCACCTACCAGCTCGACGGGATCAAGCACCTCGTCGTCGCGGGTACGAAGGCGCCGGTGTCGTTCTTCGCCTACCCGGGCAAGCCGAGCGACCTTACGCCGGAAGGTGCGCAGGTGCACACGCTCGCGTCGGTCGGCCAGGACATCACGCGGGCGCTGAACGAGGTCGCGGACCTCGTTGCGGCGGACACCGACCCGGTGCTCGCGCCGGCGTCCCGGCCCGCGCTGCCGAGCGGTCCGCTGACCCCGCAGAACTGGGTCGACGTCATCGGCGCGCTGCTGCCGGAGAACGCGATCATCGCCGACGAGGCCAACACGTCCGGCCTGATGCTCCCGGCGGCGACGGCCGGTGCACCGCGCCACGACGTGCTGACGCTGACCGGCGGCGCGATCGGCTACGGCATGCCGGTCGCGACCGGCGCAGCAGTGGCGGGACGGGACCGTCCCGTCCTGAACCTGCAATCGGACGGCAGCGCGCTCTACACGATCTCCGCGCTCTGGACGCAGGCACGCGAGAACCTGAACGTCACGACGGTGCTGCTCAACAACCGCGCGTACGCGATCCTGCGGCTGGAGCTGCAGCGCGTCGGCGCGGCATCGGGCGGGCCGAAGGCGAACGAGCTGCTCGACCTTTCGCGCCCGGACATGGACTTCGTGAAGATCGCGGAGGGCATGGGCGTCCCCGCGACACGCGCGACCACCGCCGAAGAGCTCGCCGAGCAGCTGCAACGCGCCTTCGCCGAGCCCGGTCCGCACCTCATCGACGCCGCGGTGCCCCCACTGCTGTGA
- a CDS encoding FAD-binding oxidoreductase has translation MGDVAAQLAGIVGDKNLLTGEAISEDYAHDEALTAEPQKPAYVAKPATAEEVAELLKAASEHNVPVTARGSGSGLSGAARPREDGLLISFERMNAVLEIDTGNHVAVVQPGVTLAELDAKTAEAGLSYTVYPGELSASIGGNVGTNAGGMRAVKYGVTRNNVLGLQAVLPTGEILRTGGKTSKISTGYDLTQLIVGSEGTLALATEITVKLHPRLTHGATVLAPFGDFGQVMAAVPAIVSSGLAPHILEYIDNLTMAAIVYNEKLELGVPDKIRETSEAYLVVALENRDNGRLHEDVETVGELLGELGATDVYVLEGPAARKLIEAREKAFWTAKAAGADDVIDVVVPRTAMPQFITKARELAMAAGGGALGCGHAGDGNVHLAIFCKDTGKRKQLLTDIFAYAMELGGAISGEHGLGRTKAHYHQELEDPAKIELMRRIKQSFDPAGILNPGVLFPEGTA, from the coding sequence ATGGGCGACGTGGCGGCACAGCTGGCCGGGATCGTCGGGGACAAGAACCTGCTCACGGGCGAGGCGATCTCCGAGGACTACGCGCACGACGAGGCACTGACGGCGGAGCCGCAGAAGCCCGCGTACGTTGCGAAGCCGGCCACCGCCGAGGAAGTCGCGGAGCTGCTGAAAGCGGCTTCGGAGCACAACGTCCCCGTGACCGCGCGCGGCTCCGGGAGCGGTCTGTCCGGCGCCGCGCGGCCTCGCGAAGACGGGCTGCTGATCTCGTTCGAGCGCATGAACGCCGTCCTCGAGATCGACACCGGGAACCACGTCGCCGTCGTGCAGCCCGGCGTCACGCTCGCCGAGCTCGACGCCAAGACCGCCGAAGCCGGGCTGAGCTACACCGTCTACCCGGGTGAGCTGAGCGCGAGCATCGGCGGGAACGTCGGGACCAACGCCGGCGGGATGCGCGCGGTGAAGTACGGCGTCACCCGCAACAACGTGCTCGGCCTGCAGGCCGTCCTGCCGACCGGCGAGATCCTGCGCACCGGCGGCAAGACGTCGAAGATCTCCACCGGCTACGACCTCACGCAGCTGATCGTCGGCTCCGAAGGCACCCTCGCGCTGGCGACCGAGATCACCGTCAAGCTGCACCCGAGGCTGACCCACGGCGCCACCGTGCTCGCCCCCTTCGGCGACTTCGGGCAGGTCATGGCCGCCGTGCCGGCGATCGTGTCCAGCGGTCTCGCGCCGCACATCCTCGAGTACATCGACAACTTGACGATGGCGGCGATCGTCTACAACGAGAAGCTCGAGCTCGGCGTCCCGGACAAGATCCGCGAGACCAGCGAGGCCTACCTCGTGGTGGCGCTGGAAAACCGCGACAACGGACGCCTGCACGAGGACGTCGAGACCGTTGGCGAGCTGCTCGGCGAACTCGGCGCCACCGACGTCTACGTCCTCGAAGGCCCCGCCGCGCGCAAGCTCATCGAAGCCCGCGAAAAGGCGTTCTGGACCGCGAAGGCCGCCGGCGCCGACGACGTGATCGACGTCGTCGTGCCGCGCACCGCGATGCCGCAGTTCATCACGAAGGCGCGGGAGCTCGCGATGGCCGCGGGCGGCGGCGCGCTCGGCTGCGGCCACGCCGGCGACGGCAACGTCCACCTCGCGATCTTCTGCAAGGACACCGGCAAGCGGAAGCAGCTCCTCACGGACATCTTCGCGTACGCGATGGAACTCGGCGGCGCGATCTCCGGCGAACACGGCCTCGGCCGCACCAAGGCGCACTACCACCAGGAACTCGAAGACCCGGCGAAGATCGAGCTGATGCGCCGGATCAAACAGAGCTTCGACCCCGCCGGGATCCTCAACCCCGGCGTTCTCTTCCCCGAAGGAACCGCATGA
- a CDS encoding aldo/keto reductase, protein MTSTYTFEDGFSVHRLGFGAMRLTEWDHARDGAEAVARRAAELGVTFFDTADAYDLGLNEELLARALHPYPGLLVATKCGHARPSRGEWVPLGRPEYLRQQAELSLRRLRVDRLELLQLHRLDPQVPLAEQVGALARLREEGKVARIGLSEVDVAQLAEARAIAPIASVQNRYNLTDRASEDVLDYCEREGIAFVPWLPIARGDHTTAGGLLGKVAAGLGATPAQVSLAWLLRRSSVVIPIPGTSSIAHLEENCGAAGIELSDDDFARLGELA, encoded by the coding sequence ATGACCTCGACGTACACCTTCGAAGACGGCTTTTCCGTGCACCGGCTCGGTTTCGGCGCCATGCGGCTCACCGAATGGGACCACGCGCGCGACGGCGCCGAAGCGGTCGCCCGCCGCGCGGCCGAACTCGGCGTGACGTTCTTCGACACCGCCGACGCCTACGACCTGGGCTTGAACGAAGAGCTGCTCGCCCGCGCGCTGCACCCGTACCCGGGACTGCTGGTGGCGACGAAGTGCGGGCACGCGCGTCCGAGCCGGGGCGAGTGGGTGCCGCTCGGCCGGCCCGAGTACCTGCGGCAGCAGGCCGAACTTTCGCTGCGCCGCTTGCGCGTCGACCGGCTGGAGCTGCTGCAGCTGCACCGGCTTGACCCGCAGGTGCCGCTCGCCGAGCAGGTGGGCGCGCTCGCTCGCCTGCGGGAGGAAGGGAAGGTCGCCCGGATCGGGCTGTCGGAGGTCGATGTCGCGCAGCTGGCCGAGGCGCGAGCCATCGCGCCGATCGCGAGCGTGCAGAACCGCTACAACCTGACCGACCGGGCGTCCGAAGACGTCCTCGACTACTGCGAGCGCGAGGGGATCGCGTTCGTGCCCTGGCTGCCGATCGCACGCGGTGACCACACGACGGCCGGCGGACTGCTCGGGAAGGTCGCGGCCGGGCTCGGCGCGACACCCGCCCAGGTGTCCCTCGCCTGGTTGCTGCGCCGTTCCTCGGTGGTGATCCCCATTCCCGGCACGTCGTCGATCGCGCACCTCGAAGAAAACTGCGGTGCCGCGGGAATCGAGCTTTCCGACGACGATTTCGCGCGGCTGGGGGAACTGGCGTGA
- a CDS encoding DUF3830 family protein yields the protein MARYITITLDKRGVSCRARLLDDEAPRTCRAVWDALPQSGSAYHAKYARNEVYTLVPPFAEPKPGRENPTITPIPGDVVYFGFEAWEIGNPAYGYDDGSEAHSDQGATDLAIFYGRNNLLINGDAGWVPGNVFATIEEGLAEMAAAAQDLWLGGVEGETLSFARA from the coding sequence ATGGCCCGGTACATCACGATCACCCTCGACAAGCGCGGCGTCTCCTGCCGGGCCCGGCTGCTGGACGACGAAGCGCCGCGGACGTGCCGCGCGGTGTGGGACGCGCTGCCGCAGAGCGGCTCCGCCTACCACGCGAAGTACGCGCGCAACGAGGTCTACACGCTCGTGCCGCCGTTCGCGGAGCCGAAGCCCGGGCGGGAGAACCCGACGATCACGCCGATCCCGGGTGACGTCGTGTACTTCGGCTTCGAGGCCTGGGAGATCGGCAACCCGGCGTACGGCTACGACGACGGCAGCGAGGCCCACAGCGACCAGGGCGCGACCGACCTCGCGATCTTCTACGGGCGCAACAACCTGCTGATCAACGGTGACGCGGGCTGGGTGCCCGGCAACGTGTTCGCCACGATCGAGGAGGGCTTGGCCGAGATGGCGGCGGCCGCGCAGGACCTGTGGCTGGGGGGCGTCGAGGGCGAGACGCTCTCGTTCGCGCGAGCCTGA
- a CDS encoding aspartate aminotransferase family protein, whose protein sequence is MAQLSPLLKQATPVVVDHGEGVYLYDVDGKRHLDFTAGIGVTSTGHCHPHVVRAAQEQIGKLVHGQYTTVMHQPLLELTKRLGDVLPSGLDSLFYANSGSEAVEAALRLARQATKRPNVIVMQGGFHGRTVAAASMTTSGTRFSAGIGPLMAGVHVAPFPYAYHYGWDEQTATKFALRELDYLFQTVSAPNETAAIFVEPVLGEGGYVPANTEFMAGLRERADRHGILLVLDEIQTGFGRTGKFWGHDHFDVSPDIVLIAKGLASGFPLSGIAASQELMAKAFPGSQGGTYGGNAVSCAAAIATLEVIQQENLVENAAERGRQLLEGARVIADKTPSIGEVRGLGLLVGLEFTTADGEPDAATAAAAQQTASKNGLLLLTCGPYMNVVRMVPPLVVNAEQVDDALRIWGEVVASVTGS, encoded by the coding sequence ATGGCCCAGCTATCTCCGCTGCTCAAGCAGGCAACGCCCGTCGTGGTCGACCACGGTGAAGGGGTTTACCTCTACGACGTCGACGGCAAACGCCACCTCGACTTCACCGCAGGCATCGGCGTCACGAGCACCGGGCACTGCCACCCGCACGTCGTGCGCGCGGCGCAGGAGCAGATCGGCAAGCTCGTCCACGGGCAGTACACGACGGTGATGCACCAGCCCCTGCTCGAGCTCACCAAGCGCCTCGGCGACGTCCTGCCGAGCGGACTCGACTCGCTCTTCTACGCGAACTCGGGCAGCGAAGCCGTCGAAGCGGCGTTGCGGCTCGCGCGGCAGGCGACGAAGCGCCCGAACGTCATCGTCATGCAGGGCGGCTTCCACGGCCGGACCGTCGCGGCGGCGTCGATGACGACGTCCGGCACGCGGTTCAGCGCCGGCATCGGTCCGCTGATGGCAGGCGTGCACGTCGCGCCGTTCCCGTACGCCTACCACTACGGCTGGGACGAGCAGACCGCGACGAAGTTCGCGCTGCGCGAGCTGGACTACCTGTTCCAGACGGTCAGCGCGCCGAACGAGACCGCCGCGATCTTCGTCGAGCCGGTGCTCGGCGAGGGCGGGTACGTCCCGGCGAACACGGAGTTCATGGCGGGCCTGCGCGAGCGCGCGGACCGGCACGGCATCCTGCTGGTCCTCGACGAGATCCAGACCGGCTTCGGCCGCACCGGCAAGTTCTGGGGACACGACCACTTCGACGTCTCGCCCGACATCGTGCTCATCGCGAAGGGCCTGGCGAGTGGCTTCCCGCTGTCCGGCATCGCCGCGTCGCAGGAGCTGATGGCGAAGGCGTTCCCGGGTTCGCAGGGTGGCACGTACGGCGGCAACGCCGTTTCGTGCGCGGCGGCGATCGCGACGCTCGAGGTCATCCAGCAGGAGAACCTGGTGGAGAACGCCGCCGAGCGCGGGCGCCAGCTGCTCGAGGGCGCGCGCGTGATCGCGGACAAGACGCCGTCGATCGGCGAGGTCCGCGGGCTCGGCCTGCTGGTCGGCTTGGAGTTCACCACCGCCGACGGCGAGCCGGACGCCGCCACCGCGGCCGCCGCGCAGCAGACCGCGTCGAAGAACGGCCTGCTGCTGCTCACCTGCGGGCCGTACATGAACGTCGTCCGCATGGTGCCGCCGCTGGTCGTCAACGCCGAGCAGGTCGACGACGCGCTGCGCATCTGGGGCGAGGTCGTCGCGTCGGTCACGGGGAGCTGA
- a CDS encoding NAD-dependent succinate-semialdehyde dehydrogenase, whose protein sequence is MSASTESGVVDAVGKELFIGGKWVAAGSGKTFPVVDPATGKELCQVADASPADGLAALDAAVAAQSDFAKMAPRERGEILRRAYELLMKRQEELALLMTLEMGKPLAESKGEIAYAAEFFRWFAEEAVRIDGGFATAPNGAGRFLITKQPVGPTLLITPWNFPMAMGTRKIGPAIAAGCTSVIKPAAQTPLSMLALAGILAEAGLPEGVLNVVTTSDSGGVMEPLIRDGRARKLSFTGSTGVGRKLLEQCADKILRTSMELGGNAPFLVFDDADMDAAIDGAMQAKMRNIGEACTAANRFYVQRGVVEEFSRRLTERMQALPMGRGTEKDVVVGPLIDDKAVDKVTELVKDATDRGAKVLTGGSAVDGPGHFYQATVLVDVPQDARLTHEEIFGPVAPITPFDTEEEAVAKANDTEFGLVSYLYTSDLKRALRVSEALEAGMIGLNQGIVSNPAAPFGGIKQSGLGREGGTVGIEEFLETKYIAVAL, encoded by the coding sequence ATGAGCGCGAGCACCGAGTCCGGCGTCGTCGACGCGGTCGGCAAGGAACTGTTCATCGGCGGCAAGTGGGTCGCCGCCGGGTCCGGGAAGACGTTCCCGGTGGTCGACCCGGCCACCGGCAAGGAGCTGTGCCAGGTCGCCGATGCCTCCCCGGCGGACGGCCTCGCGGCACTGGACGCCGCCGTCGCCGCGCAATCGGACTTCGCGAAGATGGCGCCGCGGGAGCGCGGTGAGATCCTGCGCCGCGCGTACGAGCTGCTGATGAAGCGCCAGGAAGAGCTGGCGCTGCTCATGACGCTCGAGATGGGCAAGCCGCTCGCCGAGTCGAAGGGCGAGATCGCGTACGCCGCCGAGTTCTTCCGCTGGTTCGCCGAGGAGGCCGTCCGGATCGACGGCGGCTTCGCGACCGCGCCGAACGGCGCCGGCCGGTTCCTCATCACGAAGCAGCCGGTCGGCCCGACGCTGCTGATCACGCCGTGGAACTTCCCGATGGCGATGGGCACCCGCAAGATCGGGCCGGCGATCGCCGCGGGCTGCACGTCGGTGATCAAGCCCGCCGCGCAGACGCCGCTGTCGATGCTCGCGCTGGCCGGCATCCTCGCCGAGGCCGGACTGCCCGAAGGCGTGCTCAACGTCGTCACGACCAGCGACTCCGGCGGCGTGATGGAGCCGCTGATCCGCGACGGCCGCGCACGTAAACTGTCGTTCACCGGGTCCACCGGCGTCGGCCGCAAGCTGCTGGAGCAGTGCGCCGACAAGATCCTCCGCACCTCGATGGAGCTGGGCGGCAACGCGCCGTTCCTGGTCTTCGACGACGCCGACATGGACGCGGCCATCGACGGCGCGATGCAGGCGAAGATGCGCAACATCGGCGAGGCGTGCACCGCGGCGAACCGGTTCTACGTGCAGCGCGGCGTCGTCGAGGAGTTCTCGCGGCGGCTGACCGAGCGCATGCAGGCGCTGCCGATGGGCCGCGGCACGGAGAAGGACGTCGTCGTCGGCCCGCTGATCGACGACAAGGCCGTCGACAAGGTGACGGAGCTGGTCAAGGACGCCACCGACCGCGGCGCGAAGGTGCTCACCGGCGGCTCCGCGGTCGACGGTCCGGGCCACTTCTACCAGGCCACCGTGCTCGTCGACGTCCCGCAGGACGCGCGGCTGACGCACGAGGAGATCTTCGGGCCGGTCGCGCCGATCACGCCGTTCGACACCGAGGAAGAGGCGGTGGCGAAGGCGAACGACACGGAGTTCGGCCTCGTTTCCTACCTCTACACCAGCGATCTCAAGCGCGCGCTGCGCGTGTCCGAGGCGCTCGAAGCCGGCATGATCGGCCTGAACCAGGGCATCGTGTCGAACCCGGCGGCGCCGTTCGGCGGGATCAAGCAGTCCGGGCTCGGCCGCGAGGGCGGCACGGTCGGCATCGAGGAGTTCCTGGAGACCAAGTACATCGCGGTGGCCCTGTGA